Part of the Phycisphaerae bacterium genome is shown below.
GGTTCGCCGGTGGCCACCTTCTTCGATATTCTGGGCAAACTCAGGGACATCCTGCGGGAAAAGGGCGTCTGCGCCCACATCGCCAACAACGAAGCGGTGAGCATCGCGATGGTCAACGGGACCCAGATGGCCCCGTTGCGGGCGATGACGGTGTTCAAGAGCGTGGGCGGCCATGTGGCCTCGGACGGTCTGGCGTTGGGCAACCTGGCGGGGGCCCACCCTCAGGGCGGGGCGGTGGTGGTTTTCGGCGACGATCCGTGGTCGGACTCGACCCAGGTGCCAGCGGACAGCCGGTACCTCTGCCAGCACCTGCGGATGTTCGTCCTGGAGCCGTCGACCTGCCAGGAGGTCAAGGACTTCGTGCCGCTGGCATTTCGATTGAGCCAGGCTTCGGGGCTTTACGCTGGGTATATCATGACGACCACGCTGGCCGACGGCGGGGCGTCGGTCCGGCTGGGCCCGAACCACTGGCCCGAGCAGTCGATGAACAACCCGGGTCTGATTCGGACCGATACGCTGGATCCGGAGAACACGGTGCTGCTTCCGCCCCGGACGGGGAAGAAGGAAGTGGGCATGCCGGAGCGGGTGGAGCGGCTGCTGGCTGAGGCGGAGCAGGCGGGCGTGAACGTTCAGGTCGGCCCGGCTGGGAAGGCCAAGGTGGGGTTCGTCACGTGCGGGGTGGCGTGGCAGCACCTTCGGGCGGCCCTGTCCGAGCTGGGTCTGGCGGACAAGTTCCCGATTCTCAAGCTGGGCATGACCTATCCGCTGAGCGACCGGCAGGTGGCGGAGTTCGCAGCCAACGTCGAGTACCTGGTGGTCGTCGAGGAGCGTCGCGGGTTCCTGGAGCAGCAGGTGGCGGAGGTGGTCGGGCGGGTGCGGCAACTGAATCCGGGCACGCGGTTCGGCCAGGTCTGGGGCAAGCGGTTCCCGTCCGGCCACGAGGGGTTCCCGGCGGTGCTGGGCCTGCACCCGTCGATCGTGATCGAGAAGCTGGTCAAGCTGTTCCGCCTGGTCGATCAGCCGCTGGCCTCGCGGATGGCGGCCAAGTTCGAGGAGAGTCTGGCGACCATCCGGCAGGCCTCGTCGGTACGGTTCGCGATCCCGTCGCGGACGCCGACATTTTGTCCCGGCTGTCCGCACCGCGACAGCTCGAACGTGTTGCTGGAGATCTGCCGGCAGTTCATGGACGCCAAATACATGCGGCGCAAGCACCGCTGCGGCCCGGTCGATCTGGTATTCCACGGCGATACCGGCTGTTACACGATGCTGATGTTCGCTCCGAACGAGCGGCTCATGCACAACTACAGCGGCATGGGGCTGGGTGGAGCGACCGGCGCGGGGATCGATCCGTTTATCACCAACAAGCAGGTCGTCTTCATGGGCGACTCGACATTTTTCCACTCCGGCCAGATCGCGATCAGCAACTCGATCAAGGCGGGGCAGGACATCACGTACATCATCCTGGACAACCGCACGACGGCGATGACCGGCCATCAGCCGACGCCGGGCGTCGAGGAGGACGTCCTGGGCAACCTCACACCGCGTCAGGACATCGAGAAGATCGTGCGGGCGGTCACCGCGATGGGCGGGGCCGACGTCGTTCGCGTCGATCCCTCGAACCACAAGCGCTACAAGAAGCTCCTGGAGAAGACGATCGTCCGCGACGGCGTGAAGGTGATCGTGGCCGACAAGGAATGCGGCATTCTGACCCTCCGCCGCAAGCTGGACCGCCAGCGGGCTGAGCAGCGCAAGACCGGGTTTCTGGCCCGCGAGACCTTCACGAACGTCACGCCGGAGCTGTGCGAACACTGTCTGGAGTGCACACGTTTGACCGGCTGTCCGGGGTTGACCACCGAGCAGACGGTTTACGGGCCCAAGACCGCCATCGACCTTTCATGGTGCGTCAACGACGGGCTTTGCGAACAGATCGGGGCGTGCCCGAGCTTTGAGCAGGTCGAGGTGATCCGGCGGCGGCCGCCGCGGCCGCGCGGGCACCAGATCAAGTTCGAGCGCATTCCCGAGCCGAAGATCCGGGCGGTGGGCGGGGTCTGGCGGGCGTACGTCGCGGGGATCGGCGGCATGGGCATCGGCCTGGCCACCACGATCCTCGTGCGGGCGGGGGCTCGCGAGGGCTATCGGATCGCGTTCGCGGACAAGAAGGGCCTGGCCATTCGCAACGGCGGAGTCTATAGCCAGTTGGCGTTCTACAAGGACACCTCGCCCCAGTGCCAGGTGATGCCGTACGGTTCGGCTGACCTGCTGCTGGGCCTGGATATTGTCGAGGCGGCGCGGGCCATCCATGGCGAGGGATTGGCCAGGATCGCCAGCCGCAGCCGCACCGCCGCGGTCGTCAACACCGACAAGATGCTGACGATCAACGCGTTGTGCGGGCGGGAGGACTTCGATCCCAAGGATATGGAAACCCACATCCGCGCCCACACCCGCTCGGACGCCTTTTACGCCCACAACGTCACCGCCATGTGCGAGCGGCTCTTTGGCACCAAGCGTTACGCCAACATCACGCTGCTGGGGCTGGCCTACCAGTTGGGATTGATTCCGGTGAGCCTGGAAAACATCGAGTGGGCCATCACGCAGAGCCTGCCCGCCGAATTCAAGAGCAACCTGCGGGCGTTCAACCTGGGCCGCAAGCTGGTCGCCCATCCGGGGCTTTTCGCGGAGAAGACGGCGCCGAAGAACATCGCCCGGATCGTCCGCGAGAAGGCGAACATTCTGGAGCGGACGCGTCTGGGCGGATCGACGCTGGCCCGTCAGTACAAGTACCTGGTCTACACCACGCTGCGGCGCTGTCGCGACCTGGACAAGGACACGATGACGGACGTGGCGCGGTACCTCTACGAGTTGATCCAGTACGAAGGGCTGGCCTACGCCCAGCGGTACGCCGCGCGGCTGCGGCAGACCTACGTCCGCGACCTTAAGAAATATGATTTCGCCGTTACCCGGGCGGTCGCGCGAAACCTCTTTAAGCTCATGCTGGTCAAGGACGAGTTCTACGTGGCTCACGTGTTGACCAGCTACGAGAAGCAGCGGCGCGACAACCACCGCTACAACGTGAACGCGGCCAACGGCGATCGGATTCGCTATCGGCGGACGTTCCACCCGCGGTTCTTCGGCTTGAAGGTCTCGCTCCGCGTACCGCACTGGACGATGTATCTCCTGAAGAACCTGCGGTTCGTCCGGAAGCACCTGCCGTTCTACCACCGGGAAGACCGTCAGTTCCTGGCTTGGTTCGAGCAGATCGTCGATGGGTTTGACTATCGCGATCAGGAGCAGTATCGCCGCTATCAGGGCGCGGTCGAGGCGGTCGATCAGGTCAAGGGGTATCGCGAGTTTCGCACGCCCACGATGGCCAAGGCCCGGCGTGAGGCCATCGACCACCTTCACGGGCGGTCGGGCAGCAGCGGACCGGGCGAATCCGCTATTGAACCCCCCAAGCTGCAAATGCCGATGGTTTCAGGGGATGCCGGCTCTTTGTCGGGGCGGCAACGAAGCCCTATAATTAGCCGGCTGATGAAAATGCTCCAGATCTGGTAGCCGTCGGTGTCTTCGCGCGGCGATCCGCGGTTGCCGTCGGCTCCGAACGGAGCGTGTGGAGGATACCGGCGTGAGAAGGATTCTTGCCATCGTGATCGTTGCGGCCCTGCTGTCGGCTGCGGCACCGGCCCAGCAGCAGATTTACGGGGTCGGGCCGGCCCCCCGCGATGCCTCGCCCATGGTCGGTGCCAATGGGTATAACGCGCCGATCCCGAGCCGCTATCAGCCGAACTACGGTAACCTCTTTATCACCGGTAATGTCCGCGGCGGCAAGGACTTCCGCGGTTTTGTGCCCTATGACAGCCCCACCCAGTTC
Proteins encoded:
- a CDS encoding indolepyruvate ferredoxin oxidoreductase codes for the protein MIPSDDRDKFLADSGTALFNGNELLVKGAFETPGGVHLLTGYPGSPVATFFDILGKLRDILREKGVCAHIANNEAVSIAMVNGTQMAPLRAMTVFKSVGGHVASDGLALGNLAGAHPQGGAVVVFGDDPWSDSTQVPADSRYLCQHLRMFVLEPSTCQEVKDFVPLAFRLSQASGLYAGYIMTTTLADGGASVRLGPNHWPEQSMNNPGLIRTDTLDPENTVLLPPRTGKKEVGMPERVERLLAEAEQAGVNVQVGPAGKAKVGFVTCGVAWQHLRAALSELGLADKFPILKLGMTYPLSDRQVAEFAANVEYLVVVEERRGFLEQQVAEVVGRVRQLNPGTRFGQVWGKRFPSGHEGFPAVLGLHPSIVIEKLVKLFRLVDQPLASRMAAKFEESLATIRQASSVRFAIPSRTPTFCPGCPHRDSSNVLLEICRQFMDAKYMRRKHRCGPVDLVFHGDTGCYTMLMFAPNERLMHNYSGMGLGGATGAGIDPFITNKQVVFMGDSTFFHSGQIAISNSIKAGQDITYIILDNRTTAMTGHQPTPGVEEDVLGNLTPRQDIEKIVRAVTAMGGADVVRVDPSNHKRYKKLLEKTIVRDGVKVIVADKECGILTLRRKLDRQRAEQRKTGFLARETFTNVTPELCEHCLECTRLTGCPGLTTEQTVYGPKTAIDLSWCVNDGLCEQIGACPSFEQVEVIRRRPPRPRGHQIKFERIPEPKIRAVGGVWRAYVAGIGGMGIGLATTILVRAGAREGYRIAFADKKGLAIRNGGVYSQLAFYKDTSPQCQVMPYGSADLLLGLDIVEAARAIHGEGLARIASRSRTAAVVNTDKMLTINALCGREDFDPKDMETHIRAHTRSDAFYAHNVTAMCERLFGTKRYANITLLGLAYQLGLIPVSLENIEWAITQSLPAEFKSNLRAFNLGRKLVAHPGLFAEKTAPKNIARIVREKANILERTRLGGSTLARQYKYLVYTTLRRCRDLDKDTMTDVARYLYELIQYEGLAYAQRYAARLRQTYVRDLKKYDFAVTRAVARNLFKLMLVKDEFYVAHVLTSYEKQRRDNHRYNVNAANGDRIRYRRTFHPRFFGLKVSLRVPHWTMYLLKNLRFVRKHLPFYHREDRQFLAWFEQIVDGFDYRDQEQYRRYQGAVEAVDQVKGYREFRTPTMAKARREAIDHLHGRSGSSGPGESAIEPPKLQMPMVSGDAGSLSGRQRSPIISRLMKMLQIW